From the Alloalcanivorax dieselolei B5 genome, one window contains:
- the flhA gene encoding flagellar biosynthesis protein FlhA, which yields MMGSLLGAGSSLSMKNVPMKIMAGPVLILLVMSMLILPLPPFALDLFFTFNIALAVMVLLVSMFTLNSLDFSAFPSVLLFTTLMRLSLNVASTRVVLMDGHEGGDAAGKVIEAFGQFLVGGNFAVGLVVFLILVVINFVVITKGAGRIAEVGARFTLDAMPGKQMAIDADLNAGLIGEEDARRRRADVAKEADFYGSMDGASKFVRGDAVAGLVIMVVNVLGGLLIGMLQHDMSFAEAGRTYALLTIGDGLVAQIPALVISTAAGVTVSRVNTDQDIGEQIIDQLLINPKVMFLAAGVMGLLGLVPGMPNLVFLLFTLALGGIAWYLIRRRDQNLAEQHIEAAAAPEPEAPEATWDDVRLIDTLGLEVGHRLIPLVDHRQHGELLGRIKSVRKKFAQDVGFLPPVVHIRDNLELDANSYVITLKGAEVGRGQAFPGQWLAIDPGQVSGTLEGRATQDPAFGLPAVWIDESQRERAQVYGYTVVDAGTVVATHFNHLLHRYGAEMLGRKEVQQLLDKLGEEQKALVEEVVPKAVSLTTLQRILQNLLDEDVPIRDLSTILDALAEPGNAQADAEELTARVRVALGRAITDRWFSATGELSVIGLDAGLEQVLEQALNGGGALEPGLADTLMNQAGAALERQENAGLPPVLVVVPALRGLLARFLRRRLRHLVVLSQAEIPDDRTLRVTELIGMQP from the coding sequence ATGATGGGATCGCTGCTGGGTGCGGGCTCTTCTTTGTCGATGAAGAACGTGCCGATGAAGATCATGGCCGGACCGGTACTGATCCTGCTGGTCATGTCCATGCTGATCCTGCCGCTGCCGCCGTTCGCGCTGGATCTGTTCTTTACCTTCAATATCGCCCTGGCGGTGATGGTGCTGCTGGTCAGCATGTTCACCCTCAACTCCCTGGACTTCTCCGCCTTTCCGTCGGTGCTGCTGTTCACCACCCTGATGCGGTTGTCGCTGAACGTGGCCTCCACCCGGGTGGTGTTGATGGACGGGCACGAGGGCGGCGACGCCGCCGGTAAGGTGATCGAGGCGTTCGGCCAGTTCCTGGTGGGCGGCAACTTCGCCGTTGGGCTGGTGGTGTTTCTGATCCTGGTGGTGATCAACTTCGTGGTGATCACCAAAGGCGCCGGGCGCATCGCCGAAGTGGGCGCGCGCTTTACCCTCGACGCCATGCCCGGCAAACAAATGGCCATCGATGCCGATCTCAACGCCGGCCTGATCGGCGAGGAAGACGCCCGCCGCCGCCGTGCCGATGTGGCCAAGGAAGCGGATTTCTACGGTTCCATGGACGGCGCCAGCAAGTTCGTTCGCGGCGACGCCGTGGCCGGGCTGGTGATCATGGTGGTGAACGTGCTCGGCGGTTTGTTGATCGGCATGCTGCAGCACGACATGAGCTTCGCCGAAGCGGGCCGCACCTATGCGTTGCTGACCATTGGTGACGGCCTGGTGGCGCAGATTCCGGCGTTGGTGATCTCCACCGCCGCCGGCGTCACCGTGTCGCGGGTCAACACCGACCAGGATATCGGTGAGCAGATCATCGACCAGTTGCTGATCAATCCCAAGGTGATGTTCCTGGCCGCCGGCGTGATGGGGTTGCTGGGGCTGGTACCGGGGATGCCGAATCTGGTGTTCTTGCTGTTCACTCTCGCGTTGGGGGGGATTGCCTGGTATCTGATCCGGCGGCGCGACCAGAATCTGGCGGAACAACACATCGAGGCCGCGGCGGCGCCGGAGCCGGAAGCCCCGGAAGCCACCTGGGACGATGTGCGCCTGATCGATACCTTGGGCCTGGAAGTGGGGCACCGGCTGATTCCGCTGGTGGATCATCGTCAACATGGTGAGTTGCTTGGCCGCATCAAGAGCGTACGCAAGAAATTCGCTCAGGACGTGGGCTTCCTGCCGCCGGTGGTGCACATCCGCGACAACCTGGAGCTGGACGCCAACAGCTATGTGATCACCCTCAAGGGCGCTGAAGTGGGGCGTGGCCAGGCTTTCCCCGGCCAGTGGCTGGCCATCGATCCCGGTCAGGTGTCCGGCACCCTGGAAGGGCGTGCCACCCAAGACCCCGCCTTCGGCCTGCCAGCGGTATGGATCGACGAATCCCAACGGGAACGGGCCCAGGTGTACGGCTACACGGTGGTGGACGCCGGCACCGTGGTGGCCACTCACTTCAATCATCTGTTGCACCGCTATGGCGCGGAAATGCTGGGACGCAAGGAAGTTCAGCAACTGCTGGACAAACTGGGCGAAGAGCAGAAGGCGCTGGTGGAAGAGGTGGTGCCCAAGGCCGTGTCGCTCACCACGCTGCAGCGCATTCTGCAAAACCTGCTGGACGAGGATGTGCCGATCCGCGATCTGAGCACCATCCTCGATGCCCTGGCCGAACCGGGCAATGCCCAGGCCGACGCGGAAGAGCTGACCGCCCGGGTCCGCGTGGCCCTGGGTCGGGCTATCACCGACCGGTGGTTCTCCGCCACCGGCGAGCTGTCGGTGATCGGTCTCGACGCCGGTCTCGAACAGGTGCTGGAACAAGCGCTCAACGGTGGTGGCGCGCTGGAGCCGGGCCTGGCGGATACGCTGATGAATCAGGCCGGCGCCGCCCTGGAGCGGCAGGAAAATGCCGGCTTGCCGCCGGTGCTGGTGGTGGTGCCGGCCCTGCGTGGTCTGCTGGCCCGTTTCCTGCGCCGCCGTCTGCGTCACCTGGTGGTGCTGTCCCAGGCGGAAATCCCCGATGACCGTACCTTGCGCGTCACCGAACTGATCGGAATGCAGCCATGA
- the flhB gene encoding flagellar biosynthesis protein FlhB: protein MADDTQDQEKTEPATPRRLEQAREEGQVPRSRELATFLLLFAGVGGLWVMSGPLFGQLALVMEQSFLFERRQALDTGPMLGHAADLGVRTLVALMPLFLTLLVVALVAPMLTGGWSMSAKALQPKFSKLNPIAGLKRMFSSQALAELAKALAKSVLVGGVAVLFLLRHKGEFMALMEQPLRLALTNALTLAASASGLMVLTLLVAVLIDVPYQLWSHAKKLRMSKEEIKREHKESEGDPQLKARIRSQQQSVARQRMMSKVPEADVIVTNPSHFAVALRYEEGRMSAPRVVAKGADQVAARIRALGEEHRVPLLEAPPLARALYRHVDLDQEIPAALYTAVAEVLVWAFRLKSARGSGEAAPVPPRDLPVPDDLAVPAADQGGAS, encoded by the coding sequence ATGGCGGACGATACCCAGGACCAGGAAAAGACCGAACCGGCCACCCCCCGACGATTGGAACAGGCGCGGGAAGAAGGCCAGGTGCCGCGTTCGCGGGAGCTGGCCACCTTTCTGTTGCTGTTCGCCGGGGTCGGTGGTCTGTGGGTGATGTCCGGCCCGTTGTTCGGCCAGCTCGCTCTGGTGATGGAGCAGTCCTTCCTGTTTGAGCGGCGCCAGGCGCTGGATACCGGCCCGATGCTCGGCCACGCGGCGGATCTGGGGGTACGGACCCTGGTGGCGCTGATGCCGTTATTCCTGACGCTGCTGGTGGTGGCGCTGGTGGCGCCGATGCTCACCGGCGGCTGGTCGATGAGCGCCAAGGCGTTGCAACCGAAATTCTCCAAACTCAATCCAATCGCGGGCCTGAAACGCATGTTTTCCAGCCAGGCGCTGGCGGAGCTGGCCAAGGCGCTGGCCAAGTCAGTGCTGGTGGGCGGCGTGGCGGTGCTTTTCCTGCTGCGCCACAAAGGGGAATTCATGGCGCTGATGGAGCAGCCTTTGCGTCTGGCACTGACCAACGCGCTGACGCTGGCCGCCTCCGCCAGCGGTCTGATGGTGCTGACGCTGCTGGTGGCCGTGCTGATCGATGTGCCTTACCAGCTCTGGAGTCACGCCAAGAAGCTGCGTATGAGCAAGGAAGAGATCAAACGCGAACACAAGGAAAGCGAAGGCGATCCGCAACTCAAGGCGCGTATTCGTTCGCAGCAGCAGAGCGTGGCGCGCCAGCGCATGATGAGCAAAGTCCCCGAGGCGGATGTGATCGTCACCAACCCCAGCCATTTCGCCGTGGCCTTGCGTTACGAAGAAGGCCGCATGTCCGCGCCGCGGGTGGTGGCTAAAGGGGCGGATCAGGTGGCGGCCCGTATTCGTGCCCTCGGCGAGGAACACCGGGTGCCGTTATTGGAAGCGCCGCCGCTGGCGCGAGCCCTGTATCGCCATGTGGATCTGGACCAGGAAATTCCCGCCGCTTTGTACACCGCCGTGGCGGAGGTGCTGGTCTGGGCTTTCCGTCTCAAGAGCGCCCGTGGCAGTGGCGAAGCAGCGCCGGTGCCGCCGCGGGATCTGCCGGTTCCCGATGACCTGGCGGTGCCCGCCGCCGATCAAGGAGGCGCATCATGA
- the cheZ gene encoding protein phosphatase CheZ, with the protein MSNEAGHISEGAAGSDDLVQRIGQLTRMLRDSMRELGLDKEVVKAAEAIPDARARLDYVATMTEQAADRALNAIDRAQPLQNQIADRAGDLDQRWQAWFQEPKELDQARDLVNDTRAFFGEVPDLAQATNKELLEIMMAQDFQDLTGQVIKKMMEVIQEVERQLLQVLLDNVPEGRERDDMQRRRDDSLINGPQIDAAKEDVVSSQDQVDSLLDELGF; encoded by the coding sequence ATGAGCAACGAGGCCGGGCATATCAGCGAAGGGGCGGCCGGATCCGACGATCTGGTCCAGCGTATTGGTCAGCTTACCCGCATGTTGCGCGACAGCATGCGCGAACTGGGTCTGGATAAGGAAGTGGTCAAGGCGGCGGAGGCGATTCCCGATGCCCGCGCCCGCTTGGATTACGTGGCCACCATGACCGAACAGGCGGCCGACCGGGCGCTTAATGCTATTGATCGCGCGCAGCCACTGCAGAATCAAATAGCCGACCGTGCCGGTGATCTGGATCAGCGCTGGCAAGCCTGGTTCCAGGAACCGAAGGAGCTGGATCAGGCCCGCGACCTGGTCAACGACACGCGAGCATTTTTCGGCGAAGTGCCGGACCTGGCTCAGGCCACCAACAAGGAGCTGTTGGAAATCATGATGGCCCAGGACTTCCAGGATCTCACCGGCCAGGTGATCAAGAAGATGATGGAGGTGATCCAGGAGGTGGAGCGGCAGTTGCTGCAAGTGCTGCTGGATAACGTTCCGGAAGGCCGTGAGCGTGATGACATGCAGCGCCGCCGCGACGACTCCCTGATCAACGGGCCGCAGATCGACGCCGCCAAGGAAGACGTGGTCAGCAGCCAGGATCAGGTGGATTCCCTGCTGGATGAGCTGGGGTTTTAA
- the cheY gene encoding chemotaxis response regulator CheY: MVDKNMSILVVDDFPTMRRIIRSLLKELGYGNVDEAEDGQEALTKLRGGGFQFVVSDWNMPNLDGLEMLKQIRADGELNHLPVLMVTAEAKKENIIAAAQAGANGYIVKPFTAVTLEEKLNKIFEKLGA, translated from the coding sequence ATCGTGGACAAGAACATGAGTATTCTGGTGGTGGATGATTTTCCCACCATGCGCCGCATCATCCGCAGCCTGCTCAAGGAGCTGGGATACGGCAATGTGGATGAAGCGGAGGACGGTCAGGAGGCCTTGACCAAGTTACGTGGAGGCGGCTTTCAGTTCGTGGTGTCGGACTGGAACATGCCCAACCTGGACGGCCTGGAAATGCTCAAGCAGATTCGCGCCGACGGCGAGCTTAACCACCTGCCGGTGTTGATGGTGACCGCGGAGGCGAAGAAAGAAAACATCATTGCCGCGGCCCAGGCCGGTGCCAACGGTTACATCGTCAAACCCTTTACCGCCGTCACCCTGGAAGAAAAGCTCAACAAGATCTTCGAGAAACTTGGCGCATAA
- a CDS encoding methyl-accepting chemotaxis protein — protein MMKFVRNININTAVAGALICCALLISGLAAIRILTNQMVESSITTLNQVNVQQLNQVARATTLLNQARIEMDLAADYLDNGMRLVADNQIQRVSGFLERAESRFQGFLDSPKTEMGAARADELAGAYNEVLRLVKMQYDYLQKADLRTYRNLRQELLTPNDDLNDTLTNFTRYGDEHGQEVMDHYHQQTTLFSYIGTGMLVLTGIIMVLVYLMLRGVVVKPLSWAVENLQRIARADLSEDIKVPGNNEIGKLFTAMAEMQHSLGKIVTEVRESGNAIYVGASEIASGNADLSSRTEQQAASLEETATSMEQLTATVKQNADNARQASGLANDASGTAGRGGAVMERVIGTMRGISDSSRKVAEITSMIDSIAFQTNILALNASVEAARAGEQGRGFAVVAGEVRNLAGNSADAARQIKELIESSVSQVDEGSRLVEEAGETMREVVAAVKRVTDIMDEISSASQEQSGGIEQVSQAVTQMDEVTQQNASLVQEASAAAASLEEQARRLEKAVAIFRLQPEQLAALSLWRKPEQGDDPETSGEIEGDDDRITKAGKPVPAEEKMKKVVPRREAVTTEDDWEEF, from the coding sequence ATGATGAAATTCGTGCGAAATATCAATATCAATACGGCGGTGGCCGGGGCGCTGATTTGTTGTGCGCTTTTGATCAGTGGTCTCGCCGCCATCCGCATCCTGACCAACCAGATGGTGGAATCATCGATTACAACCCTGAATCAGGTCAACGTGCAGCAACTGAATCAGGTGGCCCGGGCGACAACCCTGTTGAACCAGGCCCGTATCGAAATGGATCTGGCCGCCGATTATCTGGATAACGGCATGCGCTTGGTGGCGGACAACCAGATTCAGCGCGTAAGTGGCTTTCTGGAACGGGCGGAAAGCCGGTTTCAGGGCTTTCTCGATAGTCCCAAGACCGAGATGGGTGCAGCCCGGGCGGATGAGCTGGCCGGCGCTTACAATGAAGTACTGCGTCTGGTGAAAATGCAGTATGACTATCTGCAGAAAGCGGACTTGCGCACCTACCGCAATCTGCGTCAGGAACTGCTCACCCCCAACGACGATCTCAATGACACCCTGACCAACTTTACCCGCTATGGGGATGAGCACGGTCAGGAGGTGATGGACCATTACCACCAGCAGACCACCTTGTTCTCTTACATCGGTACCGGCATGTTGGTGCTCACCGGTATCATCATGGTGTTGGTGTATCTGATGTTGCGGGGCGTGGTGGTGAAACCGCTGAGCTGGGCGGTGGAGAATCTGCAGCGCATCGCCCGCGCGGATCTGTCCGAGGACATCAAAGTGCCGGGCAACAATGAAATCGGCAAGCTGTTCACCGCCATGGCGGAGATGCAGCACAGTCTCGGCAAGATCGTCACCGAGGTGCGCGAAAGCGGCAACGCCATTTATGTCGGCGCCTCCGAGATCGCCAGCGGCAACGCGGATCTGTCTTCCCGCACGGAACAGCAGGCCGCCTCCCTGGAGGAGACCGCCACCAGCATGGAACAGCTCACCGCCACGGTGAAGCAGAACGCCGATAACGCGCGCCAGGCCAGCGGCCTGGCCAACGACGCCTCCGGCACCGCCGGTCGTGGCGGTGCCGTAATGGAACGGGTGATCGGCACCATGCGCGGCATTTCCGACAGCTCCCGCAAGGTGGCGGAAATCACCAGCATGATCGACTCCATCGCCTTTCAGACCAACATCCTGGCGTTGAACGCCTCGGTGGAGGCGGCGCGCGCCGGTGAACAGGGGCGCGGCTTCGCGGTGGTGGCCGGTGAAGTGCGCAACCTGGCGGGCAACAGTGCCGATGCCGCCCGGCAAATCAAGGAGTTGATCGAGAGCTCCGTCTCCCAGGTGGATGAAGGCTCCCGCCTGGTGGAGGAAGCCGGTGAGACCATGCGGGAAGTGGTGGCCGCGGTGAAACGGGTGACCGACATCATGGATGAGATCTCTTCCGCCTCCCAGGAACAAAGCGGGGGTATCGAGCAGGTCAGCCAGGCGGTAACGCAAATGGACGAAGTGACCCAGCAAAACGCGTCGCTGGTGCAGGAAGCCAGCGCCGCCGCGGCGTCACTGGAAGAACAGGCACGGCGTTTGGAAAAAGCGGTGGCCATCTTCCGCCTGCAACCAGAACAACTGGCCGCCTTGTCGCTTTGGCGCAAGCCGGAGCAGGGCGATGACCCGGAAACCTCCGGGGAGATTGAGGGTGACGACGATCGCATCACCAAGGCGGGAAAGCCGGTACCGGCGGAAGAGAAAATGAAAAAGGTGGTGCCGCGCCGCGAAGCGGTGACCACCGAGGATGACTGGGAAGAGTTCTGA
- a CDS encoding protein-glutamate methylesterase/protein-glutamine glutaminase, translated as MEKIRVLCVDDSALIRDLMREIINHHPDMEVVAVAPDPIVARDLIKRHNPDVLTLDVEMPRMDGLDFLERLMRLRPMPVLMVSSLTQAGSEITLRALELGAVDFIEKPSLGIRSGMLDYSELIAEKIRATARSRPRRANETRISPPKLKAPIISSEKLVILGASTGGTEAIREVLSPLPPNSPAILIAQHMPGGFTLSFAERLNRLCAVTVKEGEHGERVLPGHVYIAPGDAHMLLARSGANYVIHLDQGPPVNRHRPSVDVLFRSAAQHAGRNAIGVLLTGMGKDGAGGLLAMREAGAHTLAQDQDTSLVFGMPREAIALGAATEVLPLDQVAPRLMALAAASGRAQRV; from the coding sequence ATGGAAAAAATTCGGGTGCTGTGCGTCGACGATTCCGCGCTGATTCGTGACTTGATGCGCGAGATCATCAACCACCATCCCGACATGGAAGTGGTGGCGGTGGCGCCGGATCCCATTGTGGCGAGAGACCTGATCAAGCGGCATAACCCGGATGTATTGACGCTGGATGTGGAGATGCCGCGCATGGACGGGCTCGACTTTCTGGAGCGTCTGATGCGCCTGCGGCCGATGCCGGTGCTGATGGTGTCGTCACTGACCCAGGCCGGATCGGAAATCACCTTGCGGGCGCTGGAGCTGGGCGCGGTGGATTTCATCGAAAAGCCGTCGTTGGGGATTCGCTCGGGCATGCTCGATTACAGCGAACTGATCGCGGAAAAAATCCGCGCCACGGCTCGCTCCCGGCCGCGCCGGGCCAATGAGACCCGGATATCGCCGCCGAAGTTGAAGGCCCCGATCATTTCCAGCGAAAAGCTGGTGATTCTGGGGGCTTCCACGGGCGGAACCGAAGCGATTCGGGAAGTGCTGTCTCCGCTGCCGCCAAACAGCCCGGCGATTCTGATCGCGCAACATATGCCCGGTGGATTCACCTTGTCGTTCGCTGAACGACTGAACCGGCTCTGCGCGGTGACGGTAAAGGAGGGGGAACACGGAGAGCGGGTGCTGCCCGGTCACGTGTACATCGCGCCGGGGGACGCGCACATGCTGTTGGCCCGTAGCGGGGCGAACTATGTGATTCACCTTGATCAGGGGCCGCCGGTGAATCGTCATCGGCCCTCCGTGGATGTGCTGTTCCGCTCAGCGGCGCAGCACGCCGGCCGCAACGCCATTGGCGTCTTGCTCACCGGTATGGGCAAGGACGGTGCCGGGGGACTGCTTGCCATGCGTGAAGCCGGTGCCCACACCCTGGCCCAGGATCAGGACACCTCCCTGGTGTTCGGGATGCCCCGTGAGGCCATTGCCCTGGGCGCGGCCACCGAAGTGCTGCCGCTGGATCAGGTGGCGCCGCGTCTGATGGCACTGGCGGCCGCTTCCGGGCGGGCTCAGCGGGTATAG
- a CDS encoding CheR family methyltransferase, which produces MAASSLFSERDLHFSAGDFQTIRTLIYQRAGIVLAEHKKDMVYSRVGRLVRARGLTRFADYLASLEASGEGVEWQAFVNALTTNLTSFFRESHHFPVLADHVRGRRDPVRVWSAAASTGEEPYSIVMTLLETLGEHANVEVLGTDIDTEALDRARRAVYPLEQVARLDDQRMRRFFQKGSGARAGYARVKPALVAKVRFQVMNLVARDWPSEHRFDAIFCRNVMIYFDRETQTRVLGRLADRLKPDGLLFAGHSENVSYLSDRFRSRGQTVYSLV; this is translated from the coding sequence ATGGCCGCTTCGTCCCTGTTTTCAGAACGTGATCTGCATTTTTCCGCCGGCGATTTTCAAACCATTCGGACACTGATTTATCAGCGCGCCGGCATTGTATTGGCGGAACACAAGAAGGACATGGTCTACAGCCGTGTCGGTCGCCTGGTGCGTGCCCGGGGCCTGACCCGTTTCGCGGATTATCTGGCAAGTCTGGAAGCCAGTGGGGAAGGTGTCGAATGGCAGGCGTTCGTCAACGCGCTCACCACCAACCTGACCTCCTTTTTCCGTGAATCGCACCACTTTCCAGTGCTGGCCGATCATGTCCGTGGCCGTCGTGATCCGGTCCGGGTATGGAGCGCCGCGGCGTCCACCGGCGAAGAGCCGTATTCCATCGTCATGACGTTGCTGGAAACCCTGGGTGAGCACGCCAACGTGGAGGTGCTGGGCACCGATATCGACACCGAGGCCCTGGACCGGGCCCGACGTGCCGTTTACCCGCTGGAACAGGTAGCGCGCCTGGATGACCAGCGCATGCGGCGTTTTTTTCAGAAAGGCAGTGGCGCCCGGGCCGGCTATGCCCGGGTAAAACCCGCCCTGGTAGCGAAAGTGCGTTTTCAGGTGATGAACCTGGTCGCCCGGGACTGGCCCTCCGAGCACCGTTTCGATGCCATCTTCTGCCGCAACGTGATGATTTACTTCGATCGTGAAACCCAGACCCGGGTGCTGGGGCGGCTGGCCGACCGGCTCAAGCCTGACGGCCTGTTGTTCGCCGGCCACTCAGAAAACGTCTCCTACCTGAGCGATCGCTTTCGCTCCCGCGGTCAGACGGTGTACTCGCTGGTATGA
- a CDS encoding methyl-accepting chemotaxis protein, producing MRDNQPVTQRDYPLRDDHFLISRTDLRGKITYANPAFIEVSGFSREELLGAPHNLIRHPDMPSLAFENLWHTLKQGGTWVGVIKNRRKNGDHYWVKAHVTPIMEDDEIKGYVSVRLKPDADSVARAEQEYAAIRQGNGQHLLLERGEILRRGPLGWWRRLGQRGGVLRLGGLALLAVVLLAISSAVGLYGASHLQSDDPVRGRLILAHGVLLAAGVPMLVLLGVLTAGALLKPLREAVMFTFQIAAGNLAARPPKATVGEAGRLMLALAVMQRCLGSIVGNVNEGIAAVTPAARGIAEANRDLSSHTEQQAASLQQTASSMEQITSAVRQNADNARQASGLASQAASQVAHSGEVMGEVVNTMDRITASSSKMTVIIDSIDAIAFQTNILALNASVEAARAGEQGRGFAVVASEVRNLAGRSAAAAKEIRELIANSGREIQGGADLVHRAESTIREVVASVTRVNDIMGEITCASEEQSSGIAQINQAVTRMDETMRHNARRIQGSADAAGALRAEVDTLGHSVAVFRLRDTARDEAGRSLQTGPSLVMEAGS from the coding sequence ATGCGTGATAACCAGCCCGTCACTCAACGGGATTACCCGCTGCGCGATGACCACTTTCTGATTTCCCGCACGGATCTGCGTGGCAAGATCACCTACGCCAATCCCGCCTTCATCGAGGTCAGTGGATTCAGCCGGGAGGAGTTACTGGGCGCGCCCCATAACCTGATTCGCCACCCGGATATGCCGTCACTGGCGTTTGAAAACCTCTGGCATACCCTCAAGCAGGGCGGCACCTGGGTCGGCGTGATCAAGAATCGCCGCAAGAACGGCGACCACTATTGGGTCAAGGCGCACGTCACGCCGATCATGGAAGACGATGAAATCAAGGGTTATGTGTCGGTGCGACTGAAGCCGGACGCCGACAGCGTGGCCCGGGCGGAGCAGGAGTATGCCGCCATACGTCAGGGTAACGGACAGCATCTCTTGCTGGAACGGGGAGAGATCCTGCGGAGGGGACCGCTCGGCTGGTGGCGGCGCCTGGGGCAGCGCGGTGGCGTCTTGCGCCTGGGGGGATTGGCGTTACTGGCCGTGGTGTTGTTGGCGATCAGCAGCGCGGTGGGGCTCTATGGCGCAAGTCATTTGCAGTCGGACGATCCCGTGCGCGGCCGGTTGATCCTCGCGCATGGTGTACTGTTGGCCGCCGGTGTACCGATGTTGGTTTTGCTTGGCGTGCTGACCGCTGGCGCCTTGTTGAAGCCGCTGCGCGAGGCGGTGATGTTCACCTTTCAAATCGCCGCCGGCAATCTGGCGGCGCGGCCGCCGAAGGCTACCGTGGGCGAAGCGGGGCGGCTGATGCTGGCTCTGGCGGTGATGCAGCGCTGCCTTGGCAGCATCGTCGGCAACGTCAATGAGGGTATCGCGGCGGTGACGCCGGCTGCTCGCGGCATCGCCGAAGCCAATCGGGATTTGTCCTCCCATACCGAACAGCAGGCCGCTTCCCTGCAGCAAACCGCGTCCAGTATGGAACAGATCACCAGCGCGGTGCGGCAGAACGCGGACAATGCCCGGCAAGCCAGCGGGCTGGCATCGCAGGCGGCCAGCCAGGTGGCGCACAGCGGCGAGGTAATGGGAGAGGTGGTCAATACCATGGATCGCATTACCGCCAGTTCCAGCAAGATGACGGTGATCATCGACAGTATCGACGCCATCGCTTTTCAGACCAATATCCTGGCACTCAATGCCTCGGTGGAGGCTGCCCGGGCCGGTGAGCAGGGGCGCGGCTTCGCGGTGGTGGCCAGTGAAGTTCGTAACCTGGCTGGACGGTCCGCCGCCGCGGCGAAAGAGATTCGCGAGCTGATCGCCAACTCGGGCAGGGAGATTCAGGGTGGCGCCGACCTGGTACACCGGGCGGAGAGCACCATCCGTGAGGTGGTGGCGTCGGTAACCCGGGTCAACGACATCATGGGGGAGATCACCTGTGCATCCGAAGAACAGAGCTCCGGTATCGCCCAGATCAACCAGGCGGTGACACGGATGGACGAGACCATGCGGCACAACGCGCGACGTATTCAGGGCTCCGCCGATGCCGCCGGCGCGCTGCGGGCCGAGGTCGATACACTCGGCCATTCCGTGGCGGTGTTTCGTTTGCGCGACACCGCCCGGGATGAGGCGGGCCGTTCCCTTCAAACCGGGCCCTCGTTGGTGATGGAAGCGGGGAGCTGA